In the Candidatus Aegiribacteria sp. genome, CTTGTTCAGGTAGCCTTTCTTCCCTTTTTCTCTAAATTCCTGTCTGCTGATGCCGCAGGAGAACTCGGTACGCTGAGAATCATCGCGGAAGCCATCGCCGGAATAGTAGTGCTTGGTCTTCCCACTGCGCTGATAAGAGCCTGGCAGAGGACAGCGAATCACAGGGCAGTTCTGGTTCGAGGCATCTTTTTCCCTGCCGTTCCGGCTCTATTGATGGCTCTGCTTGTTCTTCTACTTCAGGGATCCCTTACATCATTCCTTCATCTGCAGCATTCCCAATACCTGATTCACGCTGTCCTTCTTGGAATCGGAGTTGCATACGTTCAGCTGTCTCTGTCTTTCCCGAGGGCGGACGGTCTGGCAGGCCGATATCTCCTGCTGCAGATAATCCGCGGGTTTCTTGCTCTTGGAGCGCTTGCTGTTTTCCTTTATGCCTTTTCTTTCAATGCGATTCCCTCTTTCCTGACAGCAAGATGGGCTCCCTCCTTCCTGATTGCCGCAGTGGCAATAATCATGATGTGGAAAAGAACGGCCGGTTCGGAAAGAACTGAGAAACCGTCAACTCTGAGCAGTGATATACTTGGTTTCAGCCTGCCATTGATTCCTGCGACGCTGTCCATGATCGTACTTTCATCCGCTGATATGTTCATGCTGAGAAACATCTATCCTGATCTTGCGGAAAGCGGATATTACGAATGGGCAAGCCGTGCCTGTCTTGTTCTCATGCCGATGATTCTGGGTTTTGATATGGCTTGGAAGCGGTTCATTTTCAGGAAACGGAGAACCGGCGGAAATCTTGCGGAACTGGGCAGAGCAGGATTGCTTTTCATGGTTATGGTTAACTGGACAGCCCTTCTTCTTGCTATGTCATCTCCATGGATTGTAGGTCTGGTTGGAGGCGTTCATTTCCTGCCTTCCCTTCGCGTACTGCCTACGCTTGCCGGAGCCAGCGCCATGTTCGGGCTGTTCCTTATTTCTCAGACTGGTTGTCTTCTTACAGGTCAGACCAGATATATTGCGGGAATGACACTGTTCGGTGCTATTCTGAATATAGGATTCAATTTTAGATTGATACCTGTAGCAGGTGCTCTTGGAGCGGCTTTTGCTACACTCGGCACAAATCTGTTCATGGCTCTGAGTCTTTTCTGGCTTGGCAGAAAGGTTTTCCCGATTAGTTTCTTTGCAGTTACGCTGACTGTAGTATTACCGATTTCCTACGGTCCTCTGGCAACGCTTAATGCCGGCTTTCGGTCGGCTATTGTCCTTGTCGGATCTTTCATCACAATTCTTATCATCGCTGTTCTCAGAAAGCTGGGAACCACAATCTCGGAAGGCAGCTCGGAATGAGACCGGAAATATCCGTGCAGATTCCTGTGAAGGATGGAGGAGAGAATTTCAGGATCACTCTGGAAAGTCTCAGGAACCAGGAAACAGGAGGGATTCCGTGGGAA is a window encoding:
- a CDS encoding polysaccharide biosynthesis C-terminal domain-containing protein, whose product is MKENLNIVHVNDHKRDLSRESIFYATALIFSGLVQVAFLPFFSKFLSADAAGELGTLRIIAEAIAGIVVLGLPTALIRAWQRTANHRAVLVRGIFFPAVPALLMALLVLLLQGSLTSFLHLQHSQYLIHAVLLGIGVAYVQLSLSFPRADGLAGRYLLLQIIRGFLALGALAVFLYAFSFNAIPSFLTARWAPSFLIAAVAIIMMWKRTAGSERTEKPSTLSSDILGFSLPLIPATLSMIVLSSADMFMLRNIYPDLAESGYYEWASRACLVLMPMILGFDMAWKRFIFRKRRTGGNLAELGRAGLLFMVMVNWTALLLAMSSPWIVGLVGGVHFLPSLRVLPTLAGASAMFGLFLISQTGCLLTGQTRYIAGMTLFGAILNIGFNFRLIPVAGALGAAFATLGTNLFMALSLFWLGRKVFPISFFAVTLTVVLPISYGPLATLNAGFRSAIVLVGSFITILIIAVLRKLGTTISEGSSE